One window from the genome of Choloepus didactylus isolate mChoDid1 chromosome 2, mChoDid1.pri, whole genome shotgun sequence encodes:
- the LOC119527296 gene encoding general transcription factor IIH subunit 3-like, translating to MVSDEDELNLLVIIVDTNPIWWGKQALKESQFTLSKCIDAVMVLGNSHLFMNCSNKLAVIASHIQESRFLYPGKNGRLGDFFGDPCNPSSEFNPSGSKDGKYELLTAANEIIPEEIKDLMTNSDIKGQNTETLLAGSLAKALCYIHRMSKEVKDNQEMKSRILVIKAAEDSALQYMNFMNVIFAAQKQNILIDACVLDSDSGLLQQACDITGGLYLKVPQMPSLLQYLLWVFLPDHDQRSQLILPPPIHVDYRAACFCHRSLIEIGYVCSVCLSIFCNFSPICTTCETAFKISLPPVLKAKKKKLKVSA from the exons ATGGTCTCTGACG AGGATGAATTGAATCTTCTAGTTATCATAGTTGATACCAACCCAATTTGGTGGGGAAAACAAGCATTGAAGGAATCTCAGTTTACTCTGTCAAAATGCATAGATGCTGTTATGGTGCTGGGGAATTCCCATTTATTCATGAATTGTTCCAACAAACTCGCTGTGATAGCAAGTCACATTCAAGAAAGTCGATTCTTGTATCCTGGAAAGAATGGCCGACTGGGAGACTTCTTTGGAGACCCTTGCAACCCTTCTTCTGAGTTTAATCCCTCAGGGAGTAAAGACGGAAAATACGAGCTGTTAACAGCAGCAAATGAAATTATTCCTGAAGAGATTAAAGATCTAATGACCAATAGTGACATAAAAGGTCAAAATACAGAGACTCTGCTGGCAGGGTCCCTTGCCAAAGCCCTTTGCTACATTCATAGAATGAGCAAGGAAGTAAAAGATAATCAGGAAATGAAGTCAAGGATATTGGTGATTAAGGCTGCAGAAGACAGTGCATTGCAGTATATGAACTTCATGAATGTAATTTTTGCAGCACAGAAACAGAATATTTTGATTGATGCCTGTGTTTTAGACTCTGATTCAGGACTCCTCCAACAGGCTTGTGACATCACAGGGGGGCTGTACTTGAAGGTGCCTCAGATGCCATCCCTCCTGCAATATTTACTGTGGGTTTTCCTTCCTGATCATGATCAGAGATCTCAGCTAATCCTGCCGCCCCCAATTCATGTAGACTACAGGGCCGCGTGCTTCTGTCATCGCAGTCTCATTGAAATCGGCTATGTCTGTTCTGTGTGTTTGTCAATATTCTGCAATTTCAGCCCTATCTGCACTACCTGCGAGACAGCCTTTAAGATTTCTCTGCCTCCTGTATTGAAggccaagaaaaagaaactgaaagtgtcTGCATGA